Proteins from one Procambarus clarkii isolate CNS0578487 chromosome 8, FALCON_Pclarkii_2.0, whole genome shotgun sequence genomic window:
- the LOC138360423 gene encoding uncharacterized protein: MTPSKSSTQDKALAKGQACVLPLRHEDCKDCTTRTTSSERHWDDTETTRTTSSERDKDDTDTERATSSERRRDDTDTTRATSSERHWDDTDTERTTSSERRRDDTDTTRTTSSERDKDDTETTRTTSSERRRDDTDTTRATSSERHWDDTDTERTTSSERRRDDTDTERTTSSERRRDDTDTTRTTSSDLILDNFAKISGAQNYI, from the coding sequence atgacgcccagtaaatcctccacccaggacaaagcgctcgcgaaaggcCAGGCgtgtgtcttaccactacgccacgaagACTGCAAAGACTGCACTACACGTACGACCTCCAGTGAACGGCACTGGGACGACACAGAAACTACACGTACGACCTCCAGTGAACGGGACAAGGACGACACAGACACTGAACGTGCGACCTCCAGTGAACGGCGCAGGGACGACACAGACACTACACGTGCGACCTCCAGTGAACGGCACTGGGACGACACAGACACTGAACGTACGACTTCCAGTGAACGGCGCAGGGACGACACAGACACTACACGTACGACCTCCAGTGAACGGGACAAGGACGACACAGAAACTACACGTACGACCTCCAGTGAACGGCGCAGGGACGACACAGACACTACACGTGCGACCTCCAGTGAACGGCACTGGGACGACACAGACACTGAACGTACGACTTCCAGTGAACGGCGCAGGGACGACACAGACACTGAACGTACGACTTCCAGTGAACGGCGCAGGGACGACACAGACACTACACGTACGACCTCCAGTGATCTAATTTTAGACAATTTTGCCAAGATTTCTGGTGCACAGAATTATATATaa